In Haloimpatiens massiliensis, the following are encoded in one genomic region:
- a CDS encoding MarR family winged helix-turn-helix transcriptional regulator — protein sequence MEIREISKEFVSFIIKLKKFARVELDKSQKKNCDNPMITMQQFRTMIVLKNAQKCALKDLSAKTHVSTSSLCIMLNKLCNDELAYREIDPNDRRNTFYSLTSKGIEVLNNELENKLSGLDKIINKLNKEKREILYKCIIEIEDIVDELSNK from the coding sequence ATGGAAATTAGAGAAATATCAAAAGAATTTGTGAGTTTTATCATAAAACTAAAAAAATTTGCAAGGGTAGAGTTAGATAAAAGTCAAAAAAAGAATTGTGACAATCCTATGATTACTATGCAACAATTTAGAACTATGATAGTTTTAAAAAATGCACAGAAATGTGCTTTAAAAGATTTAAGCGCAAAAACTCATGTATCTACTTCAAGTTTATGTATAATGCTTAATAAGTTGTGTAATGATGAGTTAGCTTATAGAGAAATAGACCCTAATGATAGAAGAAATACTTTTTATAGTTTAACATCAAAAGGAATTGAAGTTTTAAATAATGAATTAGAAAATAAACTTTCAGGCTTGGATAAAATTATTAATAAATTAAATAAGGAAAAAAGGGAAATACTATATAAGTGTATAATAGAAATAGAAGATATAGTAGATGAATTAAGCAATAAGTAA
- a CDS encoding MATE family efflux transporter: MKDLTEGKEGKLILLFALPMLIGNIFQQLYNTVDSIVVGRFVGKEALGAVGTSFPIIFLLVSLIMGITMGSTIIIAQYYGAKNMDKVKKSIDTAYIFLFVASLIITIAGVIFSRNILIMMNVPDDILPEAEKYLKIIFSGMIGMFGYNSISAILRGLGDSKTPLYFLIISSIINIVLDLLFVLKFNMGVAGVAWATVIAQGISFLIGIYYLNKTHEVLKFNIKSMRFNKEIFRQSLKIGLPTGIQQMLFSLGIMALQSLVNGFGSETVAAYTAAGRIDTFASMPIMNFGTAISTFVGQNLGAGKEERAINGFKATVKMTVIASLIASILIFIFGKWLIVLFSNDSKVIEIGFDYLKIVCSFYTVVGVMCIINGVLRGAGDTIPTMIISIFTLWFVRVLLAYILSNKMQSPNGIWWAIPISWTVGLILTLIYYKTGKWKNKVVTKGRSFNGN, from the coding sequence ATGAAAGATTTGACTGAAGGTAAGGAAGGAAAGCTTATATTACTTTTTGCACTTCCAATGCTTATAGGAAATATATTTCAGCAACTTTACAATACTGTAGATAGTATAGTTGTAGGAAGATTTGTAGGAAAAGAAGCATTAGGAGCAGTAGGAACTAGTTTTCCTATTATATTTCTTTTAGTATCTTTAATAATGGGAATAACTATGGGATCTACTATTATAATAGCTCAGTATTATGGTGCTAAGAATATGGATAAGGTTAAAAAGAGTATTGATACAGCATATATTTTTCTTTTTGTAGCCTCTTTAATAATTACTATAGCTGGAGTGATTTTTAGTAGAAATATTCTTATAATGATGAATGTACCTGACGATATTCTTCCAGAAGCGGAAAAGTATTTAAAAATAATTTTTAGTGGAATGATAGGTATGTTTGGATACAATTCTATAAGTGCTATATTGAGAGGGTTAGGAGATTCTAAGACCCCATTATATTTTTTAATAATTTCTTCAATAATAAATATAGTATTAGACTTACTTTTTGTATTAAAATTTAATATGGGAGTTGCAGGAGTTGCATGGGCAACTGTAATAGCACAAGGTATATCTTTTTTAATAGGAATTTACTATTTAAATAAAACCCATGAGGTGCTAAAGTTTAATATTAAAAGTATGAGGTTCAATAAGGAGATATTTAGACAAAGTTTAAAGATAGGACTTCCCACTGGAATACAACAAATGCTATTTTCATTGGGAATAATGGCACTTCAATCTTTAGTAAATGGTTTTGGTTCAGAAACAGTAGCTGCATATACGGCTGCAGGAAGAATTGATACGTTTGCGTCTATGCCCATAATGAATTTTGGAACAGCTATATCTACATTTGTGGGACAAAATCTAGGTGCCGGCAAGGAAGAGAGAGCTATTAATGGGTTCAAGGCTACCGTTAAGATGACAGTAATTGCTTCACTAATTGCCAGTATACTTATATTCATTTTTGGAAAGTGGCTTATAGTGTTATTTAGTAATGATTCTAAGGTTATTGAAATAGGATTTGATTATTTGAAAATAGTTTGTTCATTTTATACTGTAGTGGGAGTTATGTGTATTATAAACGGAGTTTTAAGGGGAGCAGGAGATACAATTCCAACTATGATAATATCTATCTTTACATTGTGGTTTGTAAGAGTACTTTTGGCATACATATTATCCAATAAAATGCAATCACCAAATGGAATTTGGTGGGCAATTCCTATATCTTGGACTGTAGGATTAATATTGACTCTTATATATTATAAAACAGGCAAGTGGAAGAATAAAGTAGTTACGAAGGGAAGGAGTTTTAATGGAAATTAG
- a CDS encoding aminotransferase class V-fold PLP-dependent enzyme, producing MDNLYLDNAATSFPKPKQVADSIYNYTLNIGCNVNRGAYSSAYAAENTLFETRELLCELFNFSIEENVIFTKNVTESLNVLIKGFIKPGDHIIVSSMEHNAVMRPITSLSKLGVSFSRVPCNNDGFLKLDEIENLIKPNTKAVIMTHASNVCGTILPLEIVGSLCKKHNLFFIIDSAQTAGFLDLDFKKLNADAIAFTGHKGLMGPQGIGGFLINDKLNSLTNPLVEGGTGSLSESESQPNYMPDKFESGTMNLPGIFGLNAALKYINNVGLNSIREKELALTEKFINEIKNIKGINLVGKENIEGRTAVVSLDFTNLDNGEVSHLLNSDFHIMTRCGLHCAPSAHKTLGTFPRGTVRFSFNHFNTLKEIKYAVDSIYNLIKRQ from the coding sequence ATGGATAATTTATACTTAGATAATGCTGCCACTTCATTTCCTAAGCCAAAGCAAGTAGCCGACAGCATATATAACTACACATTAAATATAGGATGCAATGTAAATAGAGGTGCTTATTCCTCTGCTTATGCTGCAGAAAATACTCTATTTGAAACAAGAGAGCTTCTATGTGAATTATTTAATTTTTCCATAGAAGAAAACGTTATATTTACTAAAAATGTAACTGAAAGTTTAAATGTATTAATAAAAGGATTTATTAAACCTGGTGATCACATAATAGTTTCTTCTATGGAACACAATGCTGTAATGCGACCTATCACTTCTCTTTCTAAATTAGGTGTTAGTTTTTCTAGGGTTCCCTGCAATAATGATGGATTTTTAAAATTAGATGAAATAGAGAATTTAATCAAACCTAATACTAAAGCTGTAATAATGACTCATGCTTCTAACGTTTGCGGTACTATTCTTCCTTTAGAAATAGTAGGTAGCCTTTGCAAAAAACATAATTTATTTTTTATTATAGACTCTGCTCAAACTGCAGGATTCTTAGATTTAGATTTTAAAAAGCTGAATGCTGATGCCATAGCTTTTACTGGGCATAAGGGACTTATGGGTCCTCAAGGGATAGGTGGTTTTTTAATAAATGATAAGCTTAATTCCTTAACTAACCCACTTGTAGAAGGCGGCACTGGAAGCCTGTCAGAATCTGAATCTCAACCAAATTACATGCCAGACAAATTCGAAAGTGGTACCATGAACCTACCTGGAATTTTCGGTTTAAATGCAGCACTTAAATATATAAATAATGTAGGTTTAAACTCCATAAGGGAAAAAGAGCTAGCTCTCACAGAAAAATTTATAAATGAAATTAAAAATATAAAAGGAATAAACTTAGTAGGTAAGGAGAATATAGAAGGAAGAACTGCTGTAGTCTCTTTAGACTTTACTAATTTAGATAATGGAGAAGTTTCTCACCTTTTAAACAGTGATTTTCATATTATGACTAGATGCGGTCTTCACTGCGCTCCATCTGCACACAAAACTCTTGGCACTTTTCCAAGAGGTACTGTACGTTTCAGCTTTAATCATTTTAACACACTTAAAGAAATTAAATACGCTGTTGATTCTATTTATAATTTGATTAAACGACAATAG
- the metG gene encoding methionine--tRNA ligase encodes MENKKTFYITTPIYYPSAKLHIGNTYTTVAADAVARFKRLTGYDVMFLTGSDEHGQKIQRIAEEKGVKPKAYVDEIVETIKHLWNIMNISYDEYIRTTDDYHIETVKKIFNKLYEKGDIYKDSYEGWYCTPCESFWTETQLVDGKCPDCGRPVEKAKEEAYFFKMSKYADRLIEYIETHPHFIQPESRKNEMLNNFLRPGLQDLCVSRTSFNWGIPVEFDKGHVVYVWIDALSNYISILGYQNSREDLMEKYWPADVHLVGKDIIRFHTIYWPIMLMALDLPLPKQVFGHGWLLVDGGKMSKSKGNVVDPEILVNEFGTDAVRYYLLHEIPFGSDGIFTNEKFINKTNSDLANDLGNLVSRTVAMIQKYFNSVMPAPTAKEDIDNEIISLALATPKKVEESIDSYKIPEALDHIWDLIKRANKYIDETMPWVLAKEEDKKERLGTVLYNLSETIRFVSVLVSSFLPETSEKINEKLNVELTSWDTLASFDGTKAGTKVDKGQNLFPRIDVEKKLEELEKIRQEQLEKAEEKKVQPMQPLKPEITIDDFDKIDLRVVKVLECEPVKKANKLLKLKVDLDGEERQVVSGIAKYYKPEDLVGKYVVLVANLKPVKLRGELSQGMILAASTDDDSKLSTVSIPGELPTGSQVR; translated from the coding sequence ATGGAAAATAAGAAGACTTTTTATATAACTACGCCAATTTATTATCCATCAGCAAAATTACACATAGGAAACACATATACAACTGTCGCTGCAGATGCAGTGGCTAGATTTAAAAGGCTTACTGGATATGATGTAATGTTTTTGACAGGTTCTGATGAGCATGGACAAAAAATTCAAAGAATAGCAGAAGAAAAAGGAGTTAAACCTAAAGCTTATGTAGATGAAATAGTAGAAACTATAAAGCATCTTTGGAACATAATGAATATAAGCTATGATGAGTATATAAGAACTACTGATGACTATCATATTGAAACAGTTAAGAAAATATTCAATAAGCTTTATGAAAAAGGAGATATATATAAGGATAGTTATGAGGGATGGTATTGTACTCCATGTGAATCTTTTTGGACAGAAACTCAACTTGTAGATGGAAAGTGCCCAGATTGTGGAAGACCAGTAGAAAAGGCTAAGGAAGAAGCATATTTCTTTAAAATGTCTAAATATGCAGATAGACTTATAGAATATATAGAAACACATCCTCACTTTATACAACCAGAGTCAAGAAAAAATGAAATGTTAAATAACTTTTTAAGGCCAGGACTTCAAGACCTTTGTGTATCAAGAACTTCATTTAACTGGGGGATACCTGTGGAATTTGATAAAGGACATGTGGTGTATGTTTGGATAGATGCGCTTTCAAATTATATATCTATTCTTGGATACCAAAATTCTAGGGAAGATTTAATGGAAAAATATTGGCCTGCAGATGTGCATCTTGTTGGAAAGGATATTATAAGGTTCCATACAATTTATTGGCCAATTATGTTAATGGCTTTAGATTTACCACTACCTAAGCAAGTATTTGGACATGGATGGCTTTTGGTTGATGGAGGAAAGATGTCCAAATCAAAAGGAAATGTAGTGGACCCAGAAATCCTTGTAAATGAATTTGGAACAGATGCAGTTAGATATTATCTACTTCATGAAATACCATTTGGATCTGATGGAATATTTACAAATGAAAAATTCATAAATAAGACTAATTCAGATTTAGCTAATGATCTTGGAAATTTAGTTTCAAGAACTGTAGCTATGATTCAGAAGTATTTTAATTCAGTAATGCCTGCACCAACAGCTAAAGAGGATATAGACAATGAAATAATCTCTTTAGCATTAGCTACTCCAAAGAAAGTAGAAGAATCTATTGATAGTTATAAAATACCAGAAGCATTAGATCACATTTGGGATCTTATAAAGAGAGCAAATAAATATATAGATGAAACAATGCCTTGGGTACTTGCTAAAGAAGAGGATAAAAAAGAAAGATTGGGAACAGTACTTTATAATCTTTCAGAAACCATAAGATTTGTATCGGTACTTGTATCCTCTTTCTTACCAGAAACTAGTGAAAAAATAAATGAAAAGTTAAATGTTGAACTTACTTCTTGGGATACACTAGCATCTTTTGATGGAACTAAAGCCGGAACAAAGGTAGACAAGGGACAAAACTTATTCCCAAGAATTGATGTGGAAAAGAAATTAGAAGAGTTAGAAAAAATAAGACAAGAGCAACTTGAAAAGGCAGAGGAAAAGAAAGTTCAACCTATGCAGCCATTAAAGCCAGAAATAACTATAGATGACTTCGATAAGATTGATTTAAGAGTTGTTAAGGTTTTAGAGTGTGAGCCAGTTAAAAAAGCTAACAAACTTTTAAAATTAAAAGTTGATTTAGATGGAGAAGAAAGACAGGTAGTATCTGGCATAGCTAAATACTATAAACCAGAAGATTTAGTAGGAAAATATGTAGTATTAGTTGCTAACTTAAAACCTGTTAAATTAAGAGGAGAACTTTCACAAGGAATGATACTTGCAGCATCTACTGATGACGACAGCAAATTATCTACTGTAAGTATTCCTGGTGAACTACCAACTGGAAGCCAAGTAAGATAG